In Saccharothrix syringae, the following are encoded in one genomic region:
- the ssuE gene encoding NADPH-dependent FMN reductase, protein MSSILLISGSPSPVSRTGVVVSRVEQLLRASDHAVQTLHVRTLPTLSLLTEDLRDPEIGDAVASVLRADGIVVASPVYRAAYSGLVKALLDLLPKRALRGRAILPLATGGSQGFLVAMDYALNPLLAGKGADNVLRGEFVLDGDINGDVIDAKADRGLCDAVDRFAHAVAETRFRRGRERLRAVG, encoded by the coding sequence ATGTCGTCCATCCTGCTGATTTCCGGGAGCCCTTCCCCCGTGTCCCGGACCGGTGTCGTGGTCTCGCGCGTCGAGCAGTTGCTGCGCGCGTCCGACCACGCGGTCCAGACCCTGCACGTCCGCACGCTGCCGACGTTGTCCCTGCTCACCGAGGACCTGCGCGACCCGGAGATCGGCGACGCGGTCGCCTCCGTGCTGCGCGCCGACGGCATCGTGGTCGCCAGCCCGGTCTACCGGGCGGCCTACAGCGGCCTGGTGAAGGCGCTGCTGGACCTGCTGCCGAAACGCGCGCTGCGCGGCCGGGCGATCCTGCCGCTGGCCACGGGCGGCAGCCAGGGTTTCCTCGTCGCGATGGACTACGCGCTCAACCCGCTGCTCGCGGGCAAGGGCGCGGACAACGTGCTGCGCGGCGAATTCGTCCTCGACGGCGACATCAACGGCGACGTGATCGACGCGAAGGCCGACCGCGGTTTGTGCGACGCGGTGGACCGGTTCGCCCACGCCGTCGCGGAGACGCGGTTCCGGCGTGGGCGCGAGCGGCTGCGCGCGGTCGGCTGA
- the cobC gene encoding Rv2231c family pyridoxal phosphate-dependent protein CobC, whose product MTSQDSGRALLRHHGDVDAAPGLADFAVNVRVPAPPGWLRDRLAAALGTLGAYPGAAADLRAREAVAARHGRSPDEVLVLNGAAEGFALLPHLHPGLAAVVHPSFTEPEVALRDAGVPVQRVHLWPEDAYRLRPELVPDEADLVVLGNPTNPTSVLHPAEVVAALARPGRVLVVDEAFADAIPGEPESLAGRGDLGGLLVLRSLTKTWGLAGLRAGYFLGAPELLARLALPRPQWPVGSLVLEAVAACCSPEAVAQADELAWEAREHTSLAVARLGDLVVVPPAAPFVLLRVPDGERVRRALRDKGVAVRRGDTFPGLTADHLRVAVRAPEEFALLVDALRVVLEER is encoded by the coding sequence GTGACCAGCCAGGATTCCGGCCGGGCGCTGCTGCGCCACCACGGGGACGTCGACGCCGCGCCAGGACTGGCGGACTTCGCGGTGAACGTGCGGGTGCCGGCGCCGCCGGGCTGGCTGCGCGACCGGCTGGCCGCCGCCCTGGGCACCCTGGGCGCCTACCCGGGCGCCGCCGCCGACCTGCGGGCCCGCGAGGCCGTCGCCGCGCGGCACGGCCGGTCGCCGGACGAGGTGCTGGTGCTCAACGGCGCCGCCGAGGGCTTCGCCCTGCTGCCGCACCTGCACCCGGGCCTGGCCGCGGTGGTGCACCCGTCGTTCACCGAACCCGAGGTGGCGCTGCGCGACGCGGGCGTGCCCGTGCAGCGGGTGCACCTGTGGCCCGAGGACGCCTACCGGCTGCGGCCCGAGCTCGTGCCCGACGAGGCCGACCTGGTGGTGCTGGGCAACCCGACCAACCCGACCTCCGTGCTGCACCCGGCCGAGGTGGTCGCGGCGCTGGCCCGGCCCGGCCGGGTGCTGGTGGTGGACGAGGCGTTCGCCGACGCGATCCCCGGCGAGCCCGAGTCGCTGGCCGGCCGCGGCGACCTGGGCGGCCTGCTGGTGCTGCGCAGCCTGACCAAGACGTGGGGCCTGGCCGGGCTGCGCGCGGGCTACTTCCTGGGCGCCCCGGAGCTGCTGGCCCGGCTCGCGCTGCCCCGGCCGCAGTGGCCGGTGGGCAGCCTGGTGCTGGAGGCGGTCGCCGCGTGCTGCTCGCCCGAGGCCGTGGCGCAGGCCGACGAGCTGGCGTGGGAGGCGCGCGAGCACACGTCGCTGGCCGTGGCGCGGCTGGGCGACCTGGTGGTCGTGCCGCCCGCCGCGCCGTTCGTGCTGCTGCGCGTGCCCGACGGGGAGCGGGTGCGGCGGGCGTTGCGCGACAAGGGCGTGGCCGTGCGGCGCGGCGACACCTTCCCCGGCCTGACCGCCGACCACCTGCGCGTCGCGGTGCGCGCGCCCGAGGAGTTCGCGCTGCTGGTGGACGCGCTGCGCGTGGTGCTGGAGGAGCGATGA
- a CDS encoding polyprenyl synthetase family protein, which yields MTTAKLTPTMPDLVRALPLVEDEVRRLATSSSLPVVNEHAGRITAAGGKRLRPILVLAGSLAVSGTVPDKAVTAAACVELLHAGSLVHDDLMDGATERRGVRTVNAAWGTGPALLVGDFMLARASQVALERVSPHAAALLARAVADLVEGQVLEVLDLFDADRTPEGALRSVERKTGALFEVGCELAGHCADADGATTAALARYGALFGVVFQVLDDLLDLASTSRRLGKPVGNDVRQGVYTFPLLRALTDEQRRLLRERGRGLTDAELAGLLAGLRQTSMVADTLAHCTSLAARAVRALPDLPASPALDVLRELPGAYLDWAASQIA from the coding sequence GTGACCACCGCGAAGCTCACGCCCACCATGCCCGACCTGGTCCGGGCCCTGCCACTGGTCGAGGACGAGGTGCGGCGGCTGGCGACATCGTCGTCGCTGCCGGTCGTGAACGAGCACGCCGGCCGCATCACCGCCGCGGGCGGCAAGCGGCTGCGCCCGATCCTGGTGCTGGCCGGGTCCCTGGCCGTGTCCGGCACCGTGCCGGACAAGGCGGTCACCGCCGCGGCGTGCGTGGAGCTGCTGCACGCGGGCTCGCTGGTGCACGACGACCTGATGGACGGCGCCACCGAGCGGCGCGGCGTGCGCACGGTCAACGCGGCCTGGGGCACCGGGCCCGCGCTGCTGGTCGGCGACTTCATGCTGGCCCGCGCCAGCCAGGTCGCGCTGGAGCGCGTCTCGCCGCACGCCGCGGCCCTGCTCGCCCGCGCCGTGGCCGACCTGGTCGAGGGCCAGGTGCTGGAGGTGCTGGACCTCTTCGACGCCGACCGCACGCCCGAGGGCGCCCTGCGCTCGGTGGAGCGCAAGACCGGCGCGCTGTTCGAGGTGGGCTGCGAGCTGGCCGGGCACTGCGCCGACGCCGACGGGGCCACCACCGCCGCCCTGGCCCGCTACGGCGCGCTGTTCGGGGTGGTGTTCCAGGTCCTCGACGACCTGCTGGACCTGGCGTCCACCTCGCGCCGCCTGGGCAAGCCGGTCGGCAACGACGTCCGCCAGGGCGTCTACACCTTCCCGCTGCTGCGCGCCCTGACCGACGAGCAGCGCCGGCTGCTGCGCGAGCGCGGCCGCGGGCTGACCGACGCCGAGCTGGCCGGGCTGCTGGCCGGGCTGCGGCAGACCAGCATGGTCGCCGACACGCTCGCGCACTGCACCTCCCTGGCCGCGCGGGCCGTGCGCGCGCTGCCCGACCTGCCCGCCTCGCCGGCGCTGGACGTGCTGCGCGAGCTGCCCGGGGCCTACCTCGACTGGGCGGCCTCGCAGATCGCCTAG
- a CDS encoding Nif3-like dinuclear metal center hexameric protein translates to MTTLGDVLAVLEAAYPPGTAESWDAVGLVCGDRAEPVTKVLFCVDPTGSTVDEALEVGAQLLVAHHPLMLRGVNGVPADDPKGALVHRLIRAGVALHTAHTNADAANPGVSDALAAALGLRVTGPLSPAPARRLDVLAAHVPVGHAERVLDALHAAGAGAVGDYRDAAWTVDGTGRFRPLAGAAPAIGEPGRPERVAETRVEVVLDRRLRADVVRALRAAHPYEEPAFNLNEVAELPSDTGIGRVGELPAAEPLRAFAQRVADALPATAWGVRAAGDPDRPVRRVAVCGGAGDGYLSAAVRAGVDAYVTADLRHHPAGEHLAAGGPALVDVAHWASEWPWCGQAADVVRAAFGGTVEVVVSTRRTDPWTVGATSRTGGTP, encoded by the coding sequence ATGACCACCCTCGGGGACGTGCTGGCGGTGCTGGAGGCCGCCTACCCGCCGGGCACCGCCGAGTCGTGGGACGCGGTGGGCCTGGTGTGCGGCGACCGCGCCGAACCGGTCACGAAGGTCCTGTTCTGCGTCGACCCGACCGGGTCCACTGTGGACGAGGCGCTGGAGGTGGGCGCGCAGCTGCTGGTGGCGCACCACCCGCTGATGCTGCGCGGCGTCAACGGGGTGCCCGCCGACGACCCCAAGGGCGCCCTGGTGCACCGGCTGATCCGCGCGGGCGTGGCGCTCCACACCGCGCACACCAACGCCGACGCGGCCAACCCCGGCGTGTCCGACGCGCTGGCCGCCGCCCTGGGCCTGCGGGTCACCGGGCCGCTGTCCCCGGCCCCCGCCCGCCGGCTCGACGTGTTGGCCGCCCACGTGCCGGTCGGGCACGCCGAGCGGGTCCTCGACGCCCTGCACGCGGCCGGCGCGGGCGCCGTGGGCGACTACCGCGACGCGGCGTGGACCGTCGACGGCACCGGCCGGTTCCGCCCGCTGGCGGGCGCGGCGCCCGCGATCGGCGAGCCCGGCAGGCCGGAGCGGGTGGCCGAGACGCGGGTCGAGGTCGTGCTCGACCGCCGGCTGCGCGCCGACGTGGTGCGCGCCCTGCGCGCCGCCCACCCCTACGAGGAGCCGGCGTTCAACCTCAACGAGGTCGCCGAGCTGCCCTCCGACACCGGCATCGGGCGCGTCGGCGAACTGCCCGCCGCCGAGCCGCTGCGCGCGTTCGCCCAGCGCGTCGCCGACGCCCTGCCCGCCACCGCCTGGGGCGTGCGCGCGGCGGGCGACCCCGACCGGCCCGTGCGGCGGGTCGCGGTGTGCGGCGGCGCCGGCGACGGCTACCTGTCCGCCGCCGTCCGCGCGGGCGTCGACGCCTACGTCACCGCCGACCTGCGCCACCACCCGGCGGGCGAGCACCTGGCCGCGGGCGGGCCCGCCCTGGTCGACGTGGCGCACTGGGCCAGCGAGTGGCCGTGGTGCGGTCAGGCGGCCGACGTCGTGCGCGCCGCGTTCGGCGGTACGGTCGAAGTCGTCGTCTCGACCCGCCGGACCGACCCGTGGACCGTCGGCGCGACGAGCCGGACAGGAGGAACCCCGTGA
- a CDS encoding bifunctional RNase H/acid phosphatase, which produces MRVFVEADGGSRGNPGPAGYGAVVLDADGAVLAERSAGIGVATNNVAEYQGLLAGLRAAAELGASEVVVRMDSKLVVEQMSGRWKVKHPAMQPLNAQARELAREFARVGYEWVPRERNKRADRLANEAMDEQAGVERRPREAARAGPEPRQAERPGPPAAEQAPPSSWTGAVGEPTRLYLLRHGQTELSVARRYSGRGNPPLTDVGRAQAEAAARRLGKVEGVAAVVSSPLGRAAETARAVAAATGAGLSTHDGLVETDFGAWEGLTFTEAAARDPELHRRWLADPSVPAPGGESFDQVQQRVRRARADLIARHGGATVVVVSHVTPIKQLLRVALDVGPSLLFRLHLDLASLSLVEFYPDGHASVRLVNDTSHLG; this is translated from the coding sequence GTGAGGGTCTTCGTCGAGGCCGACGGCGGGTCGCGCGGCAACCCCGGGCCCGCCGGCTACGGCGCCGTGGTGCTCGACGCCGACGGCGCGGTGCTGGCCGAGCGGTCCGCGGGCATCGGCGTGGCCACCAACAACGTCGCCGAGTACCAGGGCCTGCTCGCGGGCCTGCGGGCGGCGGCCGAGCTGGGCGCGTCCGAGGTCGTCGTGCGGATGGACTCCAAGCTCGTGGTCGAGCAGATGTCCGGCCGCTGGAAGGTCAAGCACCCGGCCATGCAGCCGCTCAACGCGCAGGCCCGCGAGCTGGCCCGGGAGTTCGCCCGGGTCGGCTACGAGTGGGTGCCGCGCGAGCGCAACAAGCGCGCGGACCGGCTCGCCAACGAGGCCATGGACGAGCAGGCGGGCGTGGAGCGGCGGCCCCGGGAGGCCGCGCGGGCGGGCCCCGAGCCGCGGCAGGCCGAGCGCCCCGGGCCCCCGGCGGCCGAGCAGGCACCGCCGTCGTCGTGGACCGGCGCGGTCGGCGAGCCCACCCGGCTCTACCTGCTGCGGCACGGGCAGACCGAGCTGTCGGTGGCCCGCCGCTACTCCGGCCGCGGCAACCCGCCGCTCACCGACGTCGGCCGGGCCCAGGCCGAGGCCGCGGCCCGGCGGCTGGGCAAGGTCGAGGGCGTCGCCGCCGTGGTGTCCTCCCCGCTGGGGCGCGCCGCGGAGACCGCGCGCGCCGTGGCCGCCGCCACCGGCGCCGGGCTGAGCACCCACGACGGCCTGGTGGAGACCGACTTCGGGGCGTGGGAGGGCCTGACGTTCACCGAGGCCGCCGCGCGCGACCCGGAGCTGCACCGGCGCTGGCTGGCGGACCCGTCCGTGCCCGCGCCCGGCGGCGAGAGCTTCGACCAGGTGCAGCAGCGCGTGCGACGGGCGCGCGCCGACCTCATCGCCCGCCACGGCGGCGCGACCGTGGTGGTGGTCAGCCACGTCACCCCGATCAAGCAGCTGCTGCGGGTGGCGCTGGACGTCGGCCCGTCACTGCTGTTCCGGCTGCACCTGGACCTCGCGTCGCTGTCGCTGGTCGAGTTCTACCCCGACGGGCACGCCTCCGTGCGCCTGGTCAACGACACCTCGCACCTGGGTTAG
- a CDS encoding zinc ribbon domain-containing protein, giving the protein MKADPAVQRRLLDLAQVDTELARVTHRRRTLPELAEIAEAEKVLRAKQDALTLVETNLGDLEREVKRQETEIDQVRAREERDRGLLQGGTVGAKQLTDLEHELATLGRRRGALEDDLLELMERREAVEADVQHARVELDKAQEALADAARRRDSALADLETTEARRTAERRTMLGQFPEPLLALYDRVRAHKGTGAALLQSRRCGACRIELDRSALAHVKESPADEVVQCEECGAIMVRTAESGL; this is encoded by the coding sequence GTGAAAGCCGATCCCGCCGTGCAGCGCCGGTTGCTCGACCTCGCCCAGGTCGACACCGAGCTGGCGCGCGTGACCCACCGCCGCCGCACGCTGCCCGAGCTGGCGGAGATCGCCGAGGCCGAGAAGGTGCTGCGCGCCAAGCAGGACGCGCTGACCCTGGTCGAGACGAACCTGGGCGACCTGGAGCGCGAGGTCAAGCGGCAGGAGACCGAGATCGACCAGGTCCGGGCCCGCGAGGAGCGCGACCGCGGGCTGCTCCAGGGCGGCACCGTCGGCGCCAAGCAGCTCACCGACCTGGAGCACGAGCTGGCCACCCTCGGCCGCCGCCGCGGCGCGCTGGAGGACGACCTGCTGGAGCTGATGGAGCGCCGCGAGGCCGTCGAGGCCGACGTGCAGCACGCCCGCGTCGAGCTGGACAAGGCGCAGGAGGCCCTGGCCGACGCGGCCCGCCGCCGCGACTCCGCCCTGGCCGACCTGGAGACCACCGAGGCCAGGCGCACCGCCGAGCGCAGGACCATGCTCGGCCAGTTCCCCGAACCGCTGCTGGCCCTCTACGACCGGGTGCGGGCGCACAAGGGCACCGGGGCCGCGCTGCTCCAGTCCCGCCGCTGCGGCGCGTGCCGCATCGAGCTGGACCGCAGCGCCCTGGCCCACGTCAAGGAGTCGCCCGCGGACGAGGTCGTGCAGTGCGAGGAGTGCGGCGCGATCATGGTCCGCACCGCGGAATCCGGCCTGTGA